From the genome of Miscanthus floridulus cultivar M001 chromosome 10, ASM1932011v1, whole genome shotgun sequence, one region includes:
- the LOC136486814 gene encoding serine hydroxymethyltransferase 4 — protein MCTRAVLPSTTAIYPRAPSSLPRPSLRLRPRPRPRPLLASATPVTPSHAAAAAMDPVATWGLTPLAGADPEIYDLLEREKRRQRRGIELIASENFTSFAVMEALGSPLTNKYSEGMPGARYYGGNDVIDEIENLCRSRALAAFRLDAASWGVNVQPYSGSPANFAAYTALLNPHDRIMGLDLPSGGHLTHGYYTAGGKKISATSIYFESLPYKVSATTGYIDYEKLEEKALDFRPKLIICGGSAYPRDWDYARLRAVADKVGALLLCDMAHISGLVAAQEAANPFEYCDVVTTTTHKSLRGPRAGMIFYRKGPKPPKKGQPEGAVYDYEDKINFAVFPSLQGGPHNHQIAALAVALQQTMTPGFKVYAKQVKANAVAIGNYLMSKGYKMVTDGTENHLVLWDLRPLGLTGNKVEKLCDLCHITLNKNAVFGDSSALAPGGVRIGAPAMTSRGLVEKDFEQIGEFLHQAVTICLNIQKEYGKLLKDFNKGLVNNKDIENLKTQVEKFANSFDMPGFTLESMKYKE, from the exons ATGTGCACACGCGCCGTTCTCCCGTCCACCACCGCTATATATCCCCGCGCCCCCTCCTCCCTCCCCCGTCCTTCCCTCCGcctccgcccccgcccccgcccccgccccctccTCGCCTCCGCCACTCCTGTCACCCCCTcccacgccgccgcagccgccatgGACCCCGTCGCCACATGGGGGCTAACCCCGCTCGCCGGCGCCGACCCGGAGATCTACGACCTCCTGGAACGCGAGAAGCGGCGCCAGCGTCGCGGCATCGAGCTCATCGCCTCCGAGAACTTCACCTCCTTCGCCGTCATGGAGGCGCTCGGCTCTCCGCTCACCAACAAGTACTCTGAGGGCATGCCCGGCGCCCGCTACTACGGCGGCAACGACGTCATCGACGAGATCGAGAACCTCTGCCGGTCACGCGCGCTCGCTGCCTTCCGCCTCGACGCCGCGTCCTGGGGCGTCAACGTGCAGCCCTACTCGGGCTCCCCCGCCAACTTCGCCGCCTACACCGCGCTGCTCAACCCGCACGACCGGATCATGGGGCTCGACCTTCCCTCCGGCGGACACCTCACTCACGGGTACTACACGGCCGGCGGGAAGAAGATATCCGCCACCTCGATCTACTTTGAGAGCCTGCCGTACAAGGTGAGCGCCACCACCGGGTACATCGACTACGAGAAGCTCGAGGAGAAGGCTCTTGACTTCCGCCCCAAGCTCATCATCTGCGGTGGCAGCGCGTACCCGAGGGACTGGGACTACGCCAGGCTCAGAGCCGTCGCCGATAAGGTCGGGGCCCTGCTGCTCTGCGACATGGCGCACATCAGCGGGCTCGTCGCCGCTCAG GAAGCTGCAAATCCTTTTGAATATTGTGATGTGGTTACCACCACCACACACAAGTCTCTCAGAGGGCCAAGGGCTGGCATGATCTTCTACAGGAAAGGCCCTAAGCCCCCGAAGAAGGGCCAGCCTGAGGGTGCTGTGTATGATTATGAAGACAAGATCAACTTTGCTGTGTTCCCATCTCTCCAAGGTGGCCCTCACAACCACCAGATTGCTGCACTTGCTGTTGCTCTGCAGCAAACTATGACACCTGGCTTCAAGGTGTATGCAAAGCAAGTGAAGGCCAATGCTGTTGCAATTGGAAACTATCTCATGAGCAAGGGCTACAAGATGGTGACTGATGGAACTGAGAACCACCTTGTTCTCTGGGATCTCCGCCCTCTTGGCTTGACTG GAAACAAGGTTGAAAAGCTCTGTGACCTTTGCCACATCACATTGAACAAGAATGCTGTCTTTGGTGACAGCAGTGCATTGGCTCCGGGTGGTGTCCGCATTG GTGCGCCAGCAATGACCTCGAGGGGTCTAGTGGAGAAGGACTTTGAGCAGATTGGAGAGTTCCTCCACCAGGCGGTGACCATCTGCCTGAACATCCAGAAGGAGTACGGCAAGCTCCTCAAGGACTTCAACAAGGGCCTGGTGAACAACAAGGACATTGAGAACCTCAAGACCCAGGTGGAGAAGTTCGCCAACTCCTTCGACATGCCTGGGTTCACGCTTGAGAGCATGAAGTACAAGGAGTAG
- the LOC136488960 gene encoding rapid alkalinization factor 23-like → MPATTKLILLPRAWAAASLILLLLLVLHGKGGHCIGLGMEAAELEMDSEAHRRLLWEATTGQRYISYAALRGDVVPCSRTGVPYYNCRISTTANPYTRGCESITRCRDADP, encoded by the coding sequence ATGCCGGCAACCACGAAGCTGATCTTGCTCCCAAGGGCATGGGCTGCAGCGTCACtcatcctgctgctgctgcttgtcctCCATGGGAAGGGAGGCCACTGCATCGGCCTCGGCATGGAGGCGGCGGAGCTGGAGATGGACTCGGAGGCGCACCGGCGGCTGTTGTGGGAGGCGACCACCGGGCAGAGGTACATCAGCTACGCTGCCCTGAGGGGCGACGTGGTGCCGTGCTCCAGGACCGGGGTGCCGTACTACAACTGCAGGATCTCGACCACCGCCAACCCCTACACCCGGGGTTGCGAGAGCATCACTAGGTGCAGGGACGCAGATCCCTAG
- the LOC136486815 gene encoding UV-B-induced protein At3g17800, chloroplastic-like — translation MAALRPRAAVASTGLRPAVRRGARRSSGAAFRYYTCWQLQGNIFNWRSISATKKLWSTVASAKPDDSKFESVDAPLEPQTWEGSFLCGLLKNLPHIFLAAAAKQLQELSHQREDTLNRWEHSIGSKEDCLHRRIAELKEQECQTAIEDIMYMLIVYKFFKIEVPMVPNLSKLISNRRLQLWPPRETDLESIHGPEVLELIREHLTSIIRWMHRNGPKINRSTLRIKRLQFGRIYSASIMYGYFLKSVSIRHRLELTLTHSEELLPPIQFLNPQFTNKQEQEEAIGGSREVSSSSRPNSVVNPHDLRCYMMGFDPKTLQLCAKLRSFEASNLIERHSWALLGGSMELSQENDEAVILDPSSLKRLLLEAIAFGSFLWDVEDYVDEIYKLSDS, via the exons ATGGCCGCCCTCCGCCCTCGCGCCGCCGTAGCTTCGACTGGCCTCCGACCGGCAGTTCGGCGAGGCGCCCGTCGCTCCTCGGGGGCAGCGTTCCGATACTACACCTGCTGGCAGCTACAG GGAAATATTTTTAATTGGAGATCTATATCCGCAACTAAGAAATTATGGAGTACAGTAGCTAGTGCAAAGCCTGATGATTCTAAATTTGAAAGTGTGGATGCACCACTTGAGCCCCAAACATGGGAAGGCAGTTTCTTGTGTGGTCTGCTGAAGAACCTGCCACACATTTTTCTAGCTGCAGCAGCAAAGCAGCTGCAAGAACTGTCTCACCAAAGAGAAGACACCTTGAACCGCTGGGAGCATAGTATTGGTTCTAAAGAGGATTGCCTTCACAG GAGGATTGCTGAACTCAAGGAACAAGAGTGTCAGACAGCTATTGAGGACATCATGTACATGTTGATTGTTTATAAGTTTTTTAAGATTGAAGTTCCAATGGTTCCCAATCTATCGAAACTCATCAGCAACAGAAGGTTACAATTATGGCCACCAAGGGAGACAGATCTTGAATCCATTCATGGACCTGAGGTGCTAGAACTAATTAGGGAACACTTGACCAGCATTATCAGATGGATGCACAGAAATGGTCCCAAGATCAATCGTTCTACACTTCGTATTAAAAGACTGCAATTTGGTCGGATATATTCTGCTTCAATAATGTATGGATACTTCCTGAAATCTGTCAGCATCAGGCATCGATTGGAGCTGACTCTCACTCACTCAGAAGAACTTCTACCTCCAATTCAATTTCTGAATCCTCAATTTACAAATAAACAAGAGCAGGAAGAGGCCATTGGAGGCTCTAGGGAAGTTTCATCTTCTTCGAGACCAAACTCTGTGGTCAACCCACACGACTTGAGGTGCTACATGATGGGCTTCGATCCAAAGACCTTGCAGCTTTGTGCGAAGCTGCGCTCTTTTGAAGCTTCTAATCTCATCGAGAGGCACAGCTGGGCTCTTTTGGGGGGCAGCATGGAACTCTCCCAGGAGAATGATGAAGCTGTTATACTTGATCCTTCATCCCTGAAAAGACTACTGCTTGAAGCCATTGCATTTGGTTCCTTCCTCTGGGATGTCGAAGATTATGTGGACGAGATTTATAAGTTATCAGATAGCTGA